A DNA window from Paramormyrops kingsleyae isolate MSU_618 chromosome 10, PKINGS_0.4, whole genome shotgun sequence contains the following coding sequences:
- the LOC111859796 gene encoding protocadherin alpha-C2-like: protein MPTKVELREWYVRFFFVFCTMWSVAWAVTRYSIPEEMERGSVVANLAADLGLNVAVLAQREVKLDIIHSKKYLEINTETGELYIVERIDRESLCSAKTATTCVLKLDVIIKNPLRIFNIELEITDINDNAPQFRRDSIELDISESASPGERFSLTNAVDPDIGSNSIKTYHLNNNENFNLDIQTGSDGSKYANLVLKKALDREEKNVHNLILTAVDGGVPPRSGTASITVRVLDVNDNAPEFDRKTYSINVAENTPIGSLVMRLNATDLDEGSNAELTYSFMLYTSEKVQDMFELNSNTGELKVKGVVDFEEIMKLEMHIQAHDKGQNQLSGQCTVIVVVTDVNDNHPAISITSLKRAVKENVPVGTLIALISISDRDSGANGIIDITINEDLPFVLNESSKNDFALVVSESLDREKIPEYEIAIIVTDKGTPPLSDNDTISLEILDINDNAPLFPKSFYTIPVMENNGPGSLLSSVAAVDPDLHENQYLVYFIIEKEIANTSMSMLFSINPENGDLYALKTFDYEREKEFLFHIEARDSGVPPLSSNVTVHIIIVDQNDNTPVIVSPWSAHGSVVEEVIPRSIDKGHLVSKVIAIDGDSVHNSRITYQFLQLTDATLFSLDQYNGEIRTMRMFSYRDARHQRMVVLAKDNGDPALSATVTIKLSTVEQAVKVYSDTMEVPLEYDIFSDLNLYLVISLGAVSFLLLMTILVTIVLKCQKPKPTKAAPPVCRNSIISQRNSTIADSTLISSDAYWYSLFLAETRKGKVVVRQPVPKAGYIISSIPRSTGLTETSESAASTLQVRKSNLSASLI from the coding sequence ATGCCAACGAAAGTGGAGCTCCGAGAATGGTACGTGaggtttttctttgttttctgtacGATGTGGAGCGTCGCATGGGCCGTGACTCGCTATTCTATTCCCGAAGAAATGGAAAGAGGATCGGTCGTTGCTAATTTAGCAGCAGATTTGGGATTGAATGTTGCCGTACTGGCTCAGCGCGAAGTTAAACTAGATATTATCCATAGCAAAAAATATTTAGAGATCAACACAGAGACCGGAGAACTGTATATCGTAGAGAGGATTGACAGGGAATCTCTTTGTTCAGCCAAAACTGCTACGACTTGCGTTCTTAAATTAGATGTTATAATTAAGAACCCACTTCGGATTTTTAATATTGAACTGGAAATAACAGATATTAATGACAATGCACCTCAGTTCCGAAGAGACAGCATTGAACTGGATATATCAGAATCCGCATCACCGGGAGAGAGATTTTCCCTCACAAATGCAGTAGATCCAGATATCGGATCTAATTCAATTAAAACATACCACCTCAATAACAACGAAAACTTTAATCTGGATATTCAGACTGGGAGTGATGGATCAAAATATGCGAATTTGGTTTTGAAAAAAGCTTTAGATCGGGAAGAAAAAAACGTACATAACCTTATACTTACGGCAGTAGATGGAGGCGTACCCCCCCGCTCGGGCACCGCCAGCATTACTGTTCGCGTACTGGACGTGAATGACAACGCCCCTGAGTTTGACCGTAAGACTTACTCCATTAATGTTGCCGAGAACACACCTATCGGATCCCTTGTAATGAGGCTGAACGCTACGGATTTAGATGAAGGTTCAAACGCAGAGctgacctattcatttatgctTTACACCTCAGAAAAGGTTCAGGATATGTTCGAATTGAACTCGAATACTGGAGAATTAAAAGTGAAAGGTGTGGTTGATTTTGAAGAAATAATGAAGCTGGAAATGCACATTCAGGCTCATGATAAAGGCCAGAATCAACTATCCGGACAGTGTACAGTAATAGTAGTTGTTACCGATGTTAATGATAATCACCCCGCTATCAGTATAACATCTCTTAAGAGGGCAGTAAAAGAGAATGTTCCAGTAGGTACACTGATAGCCCTCATAAGCATTAGTGACAGAGATTCGGGAGCAAATGGAATTATCGACATTACAATTAATGAAGATTTGCCCTTTGTATTAAATGAATCATCCAAAAATGATTTTGCATTAGTTGTTTCAGAATCTTTGGATCGCGAGAAAATTCCAGAATATGAAATAGCTATAATTGTGACTGATAAAGGAACGCCGCCTTTATCAGATAATGATACAATTTCGTTAGAGATCCTGGACATTAATGACAATGCACCCCTATTTCCAAAGTCATTCTATACTATTCCTGTGATGGAAAACAATGGACCAGGATCACTGCTGAGTTCTGTGGCTGCAGTTGATCCAGATCTACATGAAAACCAGTAtttggtttattttatcatagaGAAGGAAATAGCAAACACATCCATGTCTATGTTGTTTTCCATTAATCCAGAGAATGGTGACCTTTATGCACTAAAAACATTTGATtatgagagagagaaggaattTCTGTTTCATATCGAAGCCCGAGATTCTGGAGTTCCTCCACTAAGCAGTAATGTGACTGTCCATATCATCATTGTGGACCAGAATGACAACACTCCAGTTATAGTGTCTCCATGGAGCGCACATGGCTCTGTGGTTGAGGAAGTGATTCCAAGATCCATTGATAAAGGACACCTGGTTTCCAAAGTTATCGCCATTGATGGAGACTCAGTGCACAACTCTCGGATCACATACCAGTTCCTACAGCTTACGGATGCTACGCTGTTCAGTCTGGACCAATACAACGGGGAGATTCGGACAATGAGAATGTTCAGCTACAGAGATGCTCGTCACCAGCGCATGGTTGTTCTAGCCAAAGACAATGGAGACCCTGCTCTCTCTGCCACCGTCACCATCAAGTTATCGACTGTGGAACAGGCCGTTAAAGTCTATTCTGACACCATGGAGGTACCTTTGGAATACGACATCTTCTCAGACCTAAACCTCTACCTGGTGATCAGTTTGGGTGCAGTTTCATTTCTCTTACTAATGACAATATTGGTCACCATCGTGCTGAAGTGCCAGAAACCAAAACCCACCAAAGCGGCTCCTCCTGTATGTAGGAACAGCATCATCAGCCAGAGGAACTCTACTATAGCGGATTCCACCCTGATCTCCAGTGATGCCTACTGGTACAGTCTGTTTCTAGCAGAGACCAGGAAAGGGAAGGTGGTGGTTAGGCAGCCGGTACCCAAGGCTGGATACATCATTTCCAGTATACCCAGGAGCACAGGCCTGACAGAAACCAGTGAATCTGCTGCATCCACACTGCAGGTAAGAAAAAGCAACTTATCAGCAAGTCTAATTTAA